The Pediococcus inopinatus region TAAAACTAAAATAATTGCAGAAGCAACACCAGCTAAAGCAGCATCGGGTGCAACAGCAGCTCCAACGTTAGCCCAGCCTAAAGCGATCATTTGTAACGTACCACCTAAAATTAAGCATGGCATCAAATTTCCAGTAACTAAGCCGATCAACGTACATGAGATAACTGGTTGGTGAAATTGGAATTGATCCAAGATACCTTCCATACCAGCTAAGAACGCAATGAGAACGACTAAAATCATCTGAATAGCGTTTAAATTCATAACGATTAATCCTCCGTTTTCTTTATTTTAAATTATTCTTGTTTTTGTAACTGAGTCTCTGCTTTTTTAAGAATTTCATCCATATTGTCTTTTGAGTCGGTTGGGACTTTACGAACATCGAATGTAATTCCATCAGCCTTCAATTTAGCAAATGTATCAATATCTTTTTGATCAAAAGCTAAAACCTTGTTAGGTTGAACTTTACCAACTGAATGTGACATAGAACCTACGTTGATAGTCTTCAGTGGAACGCCACCTTCAACGGCTCTAAGGGCATCTTGTGGTGTTTCAAAAAGCAATAATGCTCGTTGACCACCGAAATGCTTGTCATCCTTAGATAACTTGATCATCTGATCGATTGGCACAACATGTGCCTTCACACCTGAAGGAGCAGCCTGTTTGATCATGGTTGTCCGTAACTCATCTTTGGCAACACTGTCAGAAACAACAATAATTCGAGTTGGATTAGTAGCTTTTGACCAACCAGTTGCAACTTGTCCATGTAGTAAACGTGAATCAATTCGCGCCAAAACATATTCAAGCTTTCCAGGCTTACCAGCAGCAGCCCCTGTATTTGCAGGTTTTGCAGATGCTTCTTTGACCTGTAATTCCTCTGGTCGAACCTTAACACCTTCAATGGCAGTCTCTTGGATATGAGCCGCGATATCACGTGCACTATCCATAGACATTCTTGAAGAATATGCCTCAATCAACATTGGTAAGTTCAAACCGGCAACAATCGCCCATTTGTCTTTGTGAGCTTCAAACAAGTTATTAACTTGATTAAATGGTGTTCCGCCCCAAAGATCAACTAAGAACAACACCTCATCTTGGTTCTTGAAAGTAGCAACAGCTGCTTCCAATTTTCCTTTAATGTCGTCAGGTCCTTCGCTGGGCTTTAATGTAACAGCTTTTACGTCTTCTTGATCTCCAAAGATCATTGATCCGGATTGCAAGATTCCGTTAGCGAATTCACCATGACTAGCAATGATAATCCCTACCATTTCTATACCTCCTATTATGATTGTTACAGTAAATAAAAATAAACAAATAATTTCTCAATCGCCTGTAACGAAATTTGATCCTTACAAGTACAAGACCATCTTTTTTGCACTCACTTATATATAAGCAAAAACCGTGCCAAAGTACACTAAATGAAAACGCCTACTTTAAAGCGTTTTAAAATAACACACAAAGCTGATACAGTGTTGTGTATCAGCTTTGTGTGTTATTTGTGAATCAATTTTGTGTATTTAGTTAGTTAAACTGACCGTTTCATCTTTAACTTGCCAGCTTTCAAGGAGTTTCACAATGTAATAAACTTCTTCTGGTGGTAATTCAATTCTAATTCGGTGAAGATACATATCATCCACTGCCTTCACTGCTGAATACCACTTAGAATTGACCATCTCTTTTAATTCTGCATCGCTGGCCGATATTTCACCATTCGTCAACGAGCGTTCGATGGCTCCTGCGATATGCATGATGAGATTAATTTTGAACGGTTCGCTGAATTTTTTATTTGTATCAGCCTGAAGTTGATCAATGTACTGCCATAAAACATCGGTAATTTTATGTGGATTAATAAAAGTATAAAATTCATCCAAGTATTGTGCACAAACTTCTTTGGTTAGTTTCATATCCTGATGGCTATCAAAAGAACTGAGGGAATCGCGCTCTAACACTTTATCAAGGAACCGTTCGCCGCCACCTTCCAAAAGATTTTGTAGGGGCATGAATGGCACTTGAATGCCAGGATGCGTAACACCAGTTGTCGCAATAATTTGATACTCCGTTTGGAGGCTGTGGATATGTTCATCCATATTAACTAAAGATATTGGAATTACCTTAATATCTTCAATTAAGTTTTCCACTAATAATTGGTCCAACATCGATTGAATTTTCTTGGCCGTTCCTTCACCTGTTGAACAAATTGCCACAATTGCCTTTGGACGGACTGACGTTGAATTTGTTTCCTTTGAACTATTCGGCAATTCTTCTTTTTTCGTACTGGCATTCACACGAGAATAGCCACGGAATTCGCGGAGCTCTGAATAAATAGCTGCTAAATCCGTTTCAATAAAGGAAGCCTTTCGAGCTGCCTCCAAGACCATCGCCGTTGTGACCATATCAATGGTCTTAACCGGGATATGCGTTTCTTCCGTAATCTTGGTGCCAAAAGTACTTAACGATCCCATATCAACAAGTAGTAAAACGCCATTACCTTCATCAGCACGATTAACACACTCCACAATATCCTTATAAGCCGTTTTAGGATTCATGTCTAGAGGCATATCAAACGATTGAATGGTGTTATCAGATAGTAATTGAGACACAACCTGAACCATGGATGTCGCCGTGCTGCTTCCATGTGCGGCCACCACAATACCAACTTTCCCAGAGGTTGGTGCCACTTTTAGTGAAACAAGCAAGATTGCTAAATAATAGCTTTCAGATTCAGGAATCGGCACATTATAACGATTTTCCAACTGGGCCTTAATTTTTTGTGCCACCTTCATCTCGTCAGGATACTCTTCCACCATGGCAATCAAATCACGACTCATTGTTCGCATTGGTTTCCCAGACTGAATTCTTTTAATGAAGGAACTAATATGCAAACTCATAGCATACAAGAAATTATCGCGAAAATTATAGTCTAAGATTTTTTCGATTTTAACTTGCGTTTCCTTGGTGAAATCAATGATATCTTGATTCACAATTTCTGCAAGTTTTGACTCACCGCGTGTATCATCTTCATCTGGCGAAAAAGTTTTTAAATGAAGATTAATATCAGTCGTAATGAAATGATTGATATGCTCTTGGTCTAATCCTTGCTGACGAAGCAAAGTCGCCTTATCACCAATAATTTCATACAGATTATATGGCAATTCATAACTATCATTTCGGTTCGTTAACACGTGGGTATCAGAATCCGGCTGAATGGTCATGTAAGGCTCTAATAACTTAGAAATTTCGCCTGAATCACGACGATTAGCCGCAAGATGAACTAACCCATCCTTAATATTCGGTGGCAAGTCATCCACTGTAATCACAATTTCGTTTTCGTTTTCAATGCTATTTAAAAAACCACGTGCGCAAACCAGTTGGATGTTTGATTTCAACTGACCAACGTTTCCGTAAGTCACACTACCTAAAAGCGACTGGACAACATCTTCTGTTAGCGTAATTTGCTTGTGAGTCCGATTGGCTTCAAGGCTTAACAGCACCTTTAACAATTCAACTCGTTCTTTTGCACTCCGTTTATTAAATGCAGGTAATTGGATGGTAATCGGAATTCGGCGAACGAAAGTTTTTAATAGAGAACTTTCTGGATCTTCCGTTGTTGCACAAACTAAACGCACATTAGCATGGTGAATCTTAGAAGTCTCACCCAATTTGCTGTAGGTGCCGTGGTCCATGAAATAAAAGATCATTTCTTGGCCTTCGGGAGGTAACCGATGCACTTCATCCAAAAATAGCATCCCGTTATCAGCCTCTTGAATCAGCCCATCTTTCTCTTCGTCTGCACCCGTGAAAGCACCCTTTACGTACCCAAACAAATGTGACATTAACAGCTCTGGATTATGCGAATAATCCGCACAATTAAAGGTAATTAGTTGATCGTCTTTTTTTATTAAATCCTGATTTTGAGCAAACTGAAACATGGCATTAGCAAAGTATGTTTTACCAGATCCGGTCGGGCCAATCACGAGGGTATTCAAGCCACGTGGTGGATACAAAATTGCAGCCTTGGCCTGTTCAATCTGATTACGCATACTAGAGCTATTCCCAATCATGTGCTCAAAAACATCACTGATACCTGCTGATTTTTTTGGTTTTTCAGTGTGCTCTAAGCCACTATGAATACGGCGTTTGCCTGCCGAAAGTGGTGATGTAATTACTTCTTTTTCGGGCTCTTGAGCTGCGCCGCGACGACAATAACGAACTGGTCGTCCCGCCAATTTAGTTAGTTTTTCTTCACGGACCAGTTGATTCAATTCTTTGCTGACATTGGAGCGGATCAAATCTAACTCATCAGCCACTTGTTCTGTAGTAAAAGTTTCTGCACCGGTTAACTGATTTGTTTCATCCGGAGTTGTTTTTTCGACAATATATTGGTAAATCCGATCTTTTCTCTTCATATTAGTTGTTCCTCAGTTTTGTGCGTTCATTTTTGATACACTTAATAATACAGTATCATTTTAGCACACCGGGTTAATTAATACAGAATTTAATCCTTAGTAGCTCGCCATCCTTGATGCTTTGGCTTTTAAAGCAGGCTTGGTTATTGAATACATTATCTAAACGCCCATTGTGTATCATCTGATTAAACAAAAAAGTCCATGGATTTGCACTAGGCCCTGTCAAGTTGACAGATGAAATAATATAAATTTAAGTTTGTTTCTAAATGGCTTCATTCCAGTATTCATCTGGAGTGAGGCCATTTCTTATTGCTGAACGGTTATGGTGGTTAAAATAATATATTCCATCTTCTACAAGTTTTACTAGTTCTTCATAAGTTTTTGCCAACGGATGGCGAGCCATCCAACGAAGTTTAAATTCATTCCACCAACGTTCCATCGGAGCGTTGTCGTATGGAGTGCCTGGTCTTGACATGCTACGTGTCACGTTATAACGAGCCAAATAATTATTGAAAGCTCCAGAAGTATAAGCAGATCCTCGATCTGTGTGAATTAATGGATGAGCATTACTAAATTGATTGAAAGCTCGCTGAAATACTTGAATTTCGGCTGCACTAGTCTCCGTCAGGCTTAGATTGTAGGCTAACAGTTTTCGCCCGTATAAATCTAAGACACCACTTAAACGTACCTTGTGCTCACCATTTACACCGTAGGTTAATTCAGTTGAGTCTGATAACCAAACTTGATTAGGTGCCGTAACTTTGAAGCTTTGATTTAAAGTGTTATCCAGGATATATTGATCAGACTGTTTAACCCGATTATGTTTCTTAACCTTGATTTCACAGCGTAATCCGAGTTCACGCATAATTCGTTTCACTTGTTTAAGTGTCACAGCAAAAGTGACTTGGTTATCTTTTTCTAGGTTAGTAAGAAGATTCCCAGCTCCTATTCCTTGAAAATGAAAATCAAACCAGTATTGGACACGCTCCTTAAGTACTTTATCTTGTCTTTCCCAAGATGTTATTTGGCGATTAATTCCTTTGTAATAAGCTTGACGGCTTACGCCGACAACTTTAAGTAGTTTGGTGACCGCTCCTTGTTTCCCCTGACTGACTTCACTTATGGCCTGATATGCCAGTCGATGCTGTTTATTCACTCCCTGCGCTGAATTTCTTGAAATTTTTTTATGAAGGCTTCCATAAGTTCTTTATCTTTCAACTCTGATTCTAGTTGTCGGATTCGCAAATTAGCTTTTTCTAAATCAGTTAGTTCACTTAGTTGTTTATGATGTCCACGATTATCAATCAGAGCTTCATAGCCAGCTTGTTTTGTTTTAAGTACCCATGAGCGTGCTTGCTGATAAGAAACAGCGAAATGTTCGGCTGCTTCAGCATAACTATGTTTGTGTCTTGTCACATATTCGACAACCTCAATACGTTCCTTAAAGTTGGTTTTACGACTCATAATAGGGACCTGCTTTCTAAACGGCGAGGCCGTTATTTGTTTATCCCTATTATACCTGGAAACCCAATTGAGTATCTGAGTCGTTGATCGTAATCCATACTTTATAGCTATTTCACGATACGTGCCTTCACCATTCAAAAAATCACTAATGGCTTCCCGTTTTAACTCCTTAGAGTAATGCTTGTTATGATGGGCTTCGGAAAGCTCTTCGGTCCCGCCACTTTGATACTTTACTTGCCAATCTTTCACAGTTTGGGTTGCAACCTTATTGTGTTTGGCAAAGTTACCTAAAGATAAGTTTGACTGTTTAAATTCCGTCAATATCGCTAATTTTTCAGCCGCTGTATATTTAGATCTAGGCATAGAAAAATCCCTCCATGATAATCAGATGAATTATATTATTTCATCTGACAACCATAAAGGGATTATTGCAATTCTCAAAAATGAGAACTCATGAACTTTATTTTATGCACCCAAGAAGGGTTGATCATAATCAGTTTAGAATGCCTATGTACAGGCGTTTATAGCACATACGATAATTTTTGACTATCCTTTTGACTGTCCCCTAAAAATATACTGACCGAGGTAAGCACCCACTAGCTAGAATCTAGTGGGATTTTTTTATGTATGTGGTGGTATCTCTACCACCAATATCAATTAAAGGTGAAGCCTAAAATTGGAATAAATGAACATTTCAAAGTTGCAAAATAAATATCGCTTAAAAGCGAAAAATACAGAAATGATGATACCAACTATTGTTAGTTACGATCTACCCTATATTTTTAGTCTACAATCGCATTAATTACCGTCAAGATTGCTCTCACAGTAAACCGACCTACAAATAACGTTCTCCCACAGAATTTTTATTTGTACCTATATTATATCATCTAATAGACATATTTTCATTAATTGTCATTTATCTTTCCTCTTAATTGTTGGATCATAGAAACCACTTGGTATGGTGTTTCTTTCATATCTGTATCACGATTGCTATACCAAAATTGAACCAATAGAGACACAGCAAAGTTAAACTGTGGATATGTTTCCAATTGCTCTACTGTATGTGTACTGTCCACGGCGTTTTGAATATACGCTACTGCTGTATCTATATATGTTTGAATTAAAGCACCATCATCTGTTAAATCAATTCTTAAACTTCTTTCGATATCCTGAACTGTTACACTCAAAAAAATCACTTCCTGTTTTTATAAAATTTATATTATATGTATAGGCGGTTGCCCGCCTGATTAAATTATTTAGCTGGTGTAGCTGCGCTTGCTGGTGCTAAGGCAAGATATACCATGGCTTTATCATCAATAACAGAGTAGCAGTTACGGACTACTACAGCCAAGCCTTGTGAATAGCTGTCAAATTGTTGCCAGTTAGTAGTTACTTGGTTACGTTTGAAGATTGCAAGGTATTGTGACAAGTCACCCACAAATAATGGAAAACTGCCGTCTGTCTCATCTGGTAATAAGGTACTTGGTACTACCACGATTGGAGCACCTAACAATGCAGAACCTGTAGGAGCTGTGGGGTCAGTTTGTAGCATGTAACGCCCTTCACTATCCTTCAATTGGTCAAGGTAGTTATAACCGCCTTGGTTGGTAATAATAATCTTATTTAAAGCGGGGTCTAAATCAACGTTAAAGGCTTTCTTGATTCCGTCAACACTAGTAATGGCTGACTTGGTAGCTTTCTTTAGTAATGCCACAATATTGCTGTTATCAGTGTTATTAACTAGCTTTTGTAATTGTGCCTGAACTTCGTTTACGATTGGTACCTCTGAATCGTCTACAATTTCTTGAGATAAATAGATCTTGCCTGCTCGTGTTGCAACCTTAAAATTAACACCAGTAATGCCAGCGTCAACGTCTGCAATAGTAGCTAGCTCGTCTTTAGTTGCTAAAATAGCATTTGAGTTAGTAGAAATAGGATAAACACCTGATGGAGCTGAAACAGTCTTAACAGTTGCGAAGCGCCCTAAATTAGCGTCATTTTGCTTATATTCAAAAATTGGCGTAACTACTTCACTAGGAACAACAGCAGTGTTGCCTTCGGTTGTTAAGCCGTCCCGTTGCTCGCCCTCACTTCGGATATAGTTCTCAAATGATCGTGTTTCTGTTTTTTCTTTTGTATTATCAATAATAGTTTTTTCCATGTTTGTATTCTCCTCTTTTGTTTGGTTCATAAATTTTTCATAGCTACGTGAATCTACTGCAACACTTGTAGAATCGTAAGCAGGTACTGCTACCACACTCACATCAAACAGGGACTTAACACTATTAATTGTGCGTGTAACGTTGCCTGAATCGTCTTTCGTGAATGTGTCGCCATCTTGTGCAACTGCAAAGCTAAAACTAGCACTATCCACATTGCCACTTGATACTTCTTCATAAACGTCATTAGCAAAGCTTGTGTTAGGCAAGGTAGCGTCAAAATGAAGTCCTTTATCATCTACCGCTAGCTTTAAAGTACCGGCCTTAACGCTAGCTAAAACTTGGCTGTAATCATGGTTAGCTAACATTAAAACGTTACTCAAGTCCACACCGTCAAATGCCTTAGGGCTAACCACCTCTGTGAAGCCGCCTAAGTCTTTGCTAGGGCTGTTAAATACGACTGCATAACCGCTTAAGGTTTTACCTTTGCTATCGTTGTCATTGGTATCTGTATCAGTGTTATCTGTGGACGTATCAGCTGTTTCATTGTCTGTTGGTTCGTCTGCTCTTAACTCTGCTTTAGTTGTGAATCTTTTTTCTTTCAATTTGTAACCTCCTCATTACTGTTTAAGTCCTCAATAGGAACATAATTTTTATTAAATAAAATCTGATCGCCATTATCCACGGGTGCCAGTCCAATTTTTGAACGAGCTTCATTAACCGTTAGCAAACCACCTTGCAAGCCTTTTAAAGCTAAATCTTGGTTAGTTGCTGGGTCTGCACTGAAAAGTTTATCCGTGTTAAATGTGTACGTGCCAGCCAGTTTACTGTTAATCTCGCTAGTAAAAACTGCAAAATAATTTGATAGTGAATTTTGTAAGTAAAGAATATTACTTTGTTCATTACTTGAATGGCTATTTTCTACGCCTAATCTTTCGATAGGAATACCGAAAGCCTCTGCAATCTGCCGACTACTCCAGTCATTGGAATTAATGAATTTCAGAACGTCCGTATTCACTTCTAAATTACTCAAGTCCATTGAAGAATCAAGCACTACAGTTTTTAAGGCATTGTTGCCACTGTTGGCTTTTTCAAATTGCGCTCGTAAGTTTTCTTTTGAAGCTTCACTCAAATCAGACTGATTAACCTTTAAAACGCTTGTGCCATTAATTCCATTTTTAAAGAAGCTATTCAGCAAACTATTGCCTGATTTTTGTACTTGGATCTGATCTTTCAACGCATATAGCGGACTAACTCCCACAATGCCATCTTGTGTGAAATACTTAAAATGTAGCATGTTGACAGGCGCAATCTGACGCGAGTTAAATCTGTTTTGCTTATAGTTATAGGTAACTATTCCGCTCTGATCGTCCTGTTTTACAGTCATTTGACTGTTCTTAATAAAATTAAGCTGTGTCGGTCGTCCGTTATTATCTCTAATAATTTCAGCAAATGAATTGCCATTTAAAAGTAAATTAACGGCTAACGCAAACTTAAAATTAAATCCGTTCATTAATGAATTAGGATTATCATTCAAAAGCTTAGCAGTTTTATCGTTACTGCCTTGAATTGGATTGCTTGCAATATCAGATGCAATTACTCGAATGGCAGTAAACACATCTGCATTTCTTAAAGATCCTGCACCTACATACACAGAACTATCATCACTACTCATAGAAACAAGTGCATCAAGAAATGCCGTATCTTTGTCTGGTTCAATATCACTCTTATTACTTCCCATAAAAAAACTCATGTTTAACCTCCTTTCTCGTAGTTAATCAATAATGCAATTACTACCATGGCAACGCCTAAAACAATCAAACCAATCTGATAGCCTAGCCATAGCCACAAGCCAACCACGATTAACAACAAACCAACAACCAGCAGAACAGTTTGAAGATTAAAGATTGAATGAATAGTTTTCATAATATTCATTGTCTGCTTTCTCTCCTTCCTGTTTATCGTAGTATTCATATCCCACAACATAAGCATTTATTAATGAAGCAATCTCATCAATTCGATTAGCGTGTCTTGCTTTATCAATCATGGGGTTATTATTTGAATCATATTTTAAAATGGCATTATTCACGTTGTAAGCTAGTAACTTATTTTCCGTATGAACAATATTGCCTTTAAACAATTCTTCTTTAAATCGTTTTGTAGAAATACTCAATGTCTTTGGCCCTTGACGTATTTCAATCAATGGATAACCTGAACTTTCAAATTTAGGTAGCAAATAGTCAAAACTCCACGGATCATAACAGATACCTTTTACAGTCCAGTTATATTTACCAATCATTTCACGAATATAGTTAAACACCTGATCATAATCAATCACACCACTATCGAGTTTGGTTATATCGCACTCACCTAATCCCTCTAAAGAACGATAATCAATTCCATCTGTTTTAATTTTTTGATCTAGTCCATATTTAGTGGCAACAAAGGCATGCGAATCAACATAGAATTTACTGTTACCAATTGGAACTAACCAACTAACTGCGGTAAGGTCTGAACTTTTACTTAGATCCACACCTATAAACACATCACGATTATTTAAATCTGGTTTGTTCTCAATCTCGCCAGCTTGCCAGTCATCACTAGCAATGTAAGAATTTTCACTTGCCTGTTTCCAAACGTTGAAATTTTTAGTCAGCAATGAATTTAAAGAGTTTTGTTTGATTGCTATATCAAGATCTGATTGAATTTGTTCAGTCATTGTCTTAGCAATTAACTTGTTACTCATCAATGGATTAGCCTTGATCCAATTAGCTTGGTCAAATACTTCTTTGTCCTCATCAAGTTCATAAATTAAAGCAAAATAGCGTTCAGACTTTTCTTTACCAGCGAGTACTTTACTTAAGTACTCATAATCTTCATGCATTGGACTGTTAAGCTC contains the following coding sequences:
- a CDS encoding mannose/fructose/sorbose PTS transporter subunit IIA, with product MVGIIIASHGEFANGILQSGSMIFGDQEDVKAVTLKPSEGPDDIKGKLEAAVATFKNQDEVLFLVDLWGGTPFNQVNNLFEAHKDKWAIVAGLNLPMLIEAYSSRMSMDSARDIAAHIQETAIEGVKVRPEELQVKEASAKPANTGAAAGKPGKLEYVLARIDSRLLHGQVATGWSKATNPTRIIVVSDSVAKDELRTTMIKQAAPSGVKAHVVPIDQMIKLSKDDKHFGGQRALLLFETPQDALRAVEGGVPLKTINVGSMSHSVGKVQPNKVLAFDQKDIDTFAKLKADGITFDVRKVPTDSKDNMDEILKKAETQLQKQE
- a CDS encoding sigma-54-dependent transcriptional regulator, producing the protein MKRKDRIYQYIVEKTTPDETNQLTGAETFTTEQVADELDLIRSNVSKELNQLVREEKLTKLAGRPVRYCRRGAAQEPEKEVITSPLSAGKRRIHSGLEHTEKPKKSAGISDVFEHMIGNSSSMRNQIEQAKAAILYPPRGLNTLVIGPTGSGKTYFANAMFQFAQNQDLIKKDDQLITFNCADYSHNPELLMSHLFGYVKGAFTGADEEKDGLIQEADNGMLFLDEVHRLPPEGQEMIFYFMDHGTYSKLGETSKIHHANVRLVCATTEDPESSLLKTFVRRIPITIQLPAFNKRSAKERVELLKVLLSLEANRTHKQITLTEDVVQSLLGSVTYGNVGQLKSNIQLVCARGFLNSIENENEIVITVDDLPPNIKDGLVHLAANRRDSGEISKLLEPYMTIQPDSDTHVLTNRNDSYELPYNLYEIIGDKATLLRQQGLDQEHINHFITTDINLHLKTFSPDEDDTRGESKLAEIVNQDIIDFTKETQVKIEKILDYNFRDNFLYAMSLHISSFIKRIQSGKPMRTMSRDLIAMVEEYPDEMKVAQKIKAQLENRYNVPIPESESYYLAILLVSLKVAPTSGKVGIVVAAHGSSTATSMVQVVSQLLSDNTIQSFDMPLDMNPKTAYKDIVECVNRADEGNGVLLLVDMGSLSTFGTKITEETHIPVKTIDMVTTAMVLEAARKASFIETDLAAIYSELREFRGYSRVNASTKKEELPNSSKETNSTSVRPKAIVAICSTGEGTAKKIQSMLDQLLVENLIEDIKVIPISLVNMDEHIHSLQTEYQIIATTGVTHPGIQVPFMPLQNLLEGGGERFLDKVLERDSLSSFDSHQDMKLTKEVCAQYLDEFYTFINPHKITDVLWQYIDQLQADTNKKFSEPFKINLIMHIAGAIERSLTNGEISASDAELKEMVNSKWYSAVKAVDDMYLHRIRIELPPEEVYYIVKLLESWQVKDETVSLTN
- a CDS encoding IS3 family transposase; amino-acid sequence: MNKQHRLAYQAISEVSQGKQGAVTKLLKVVGVSRQAYYKGINRQITSWERQDKVLKERVQYWFDFHFQGIGAGNLLTNLEKDNQVTFAVTLKQVKRIMRELGLRCEIKVKKHNRVKQSDQYILDNTLNQSFKVTAPNQVWLSDSTELTYGVNGEHKVRLSGVLDLYGRKLLAYNLSLTETSAAEIQVFQRAFNQFSNAHPLIHTDRGSAYTSGAFNNYLARYNVTRSMSRPGTPYDNAPMERWWNEFKLRWMARHPLAKTYEELVKLVEDGIYYFNHHNRSAIRNGLTPDEYWNEAI
- a CDS encoding helix-turn-helix domain-containing protein, with protein sequence MPRSKYTAAEKLAILTEFKQSNLSLGNFAKHNKVATQTVKDWQVKYQSGGTEELSEAHHNKHYSKELKREAISDFLNGEGTYREIAIKYGLRSTTQILNWVSRYNRDKQITASPFRKQVPIMSRKTNFKERIEVVEYVTRHKHSYAEAAEHFAVSYQQARSWVLKTKQAGYEALIDNRGHHKQLSELTDLEKANLRIRQLESELKDKELMEAFIKKFQEIQRRE
- a CDS encoding head-tail connector protein, with the protein product MSVTVQDIERSLRIDLTDDGALIQTYIDTAVAYIQNAVDSTHTVEQLETYPQFNFAVSLLVQFWYSNRDTDMKETPYQVVSMIQQLRGKINDN
- a CDS encoding phage major capsid protein; amino-acid sequence: MKEKRFTTKAELRADEPTDNETADTSTDNTDTDTNDNDSKGKTLSGYAVVFNSPSKDLGGFTEVVSPKAFDGVDLSNVLMLANHDYSQVLASVKAGTLKLAVDDKGLHFDATLPNTSFANDVYEEVSSGNVDSASFSFAVAQDGDTFTKDDSGNVTRTINSVKSLFDVSVVAVPAYDSTSVAVDSRSYEKFMNQTKEENTNMEKTIIDNTKEKTETRSFENYIRSEGEQRDGLTTEGNTAVVPSEVVTPIFEYKQNDANLGRFATVKTVSAPSGVYPISTNSNAILATKDELATIADVDAGITGVNFKVATRAGKIYLSQEIVDDSEVPIVNEVQAQLQKLVNNTDNSNIVALLKKATKSAITSVDGIKKAFNVDLDPALNKIIITNQGGYNYLDQLKDSEGRYMLQTDPTAPTGSALLGAPIVVVPSTLLPDETDGSFPLFVGDLSQYLAIFKRNQVTTNWQQFDSYSQGLAVVVRNCYSVIDDKAMVYLALAPASAATPAK
- a CDS encoding phage portal protein, which gives rise to MSFFMGSNKSDIEPDKDTAFLDALVSMSSDDSSVYVGAGSLRNADVFTAIRVIASDIASNPIQGSNDKTAKLLNDNPNSLMNGFNFKFALAVNLLLNGNSFAEIIRDNNGRPTQLNFIKNSQMTVKQDDQSGIVTYNYKQNRFNSRQIAPVNMLHFKYFTQDGIVGVSPLYALKDQIQVQKSGNSLLNSFFKNGINGTSVLKVNQSDLSEASKENLRAQFEKANSGNNALKTVVLDSSMDLSNLEVNTDVLKFINSNDWSSRQIAEAFGIPIERLGVENSHSSNEQSNILYLQNSLSNYFAVFTSEINSKLAGTYTFNTDKLFSADPATNQDLALKGLQGGLLTVNEARSKIGLAPVDNGDQILFNKNYVPIEDLNSNEEVTN
- a CDS encoding terminase large subunit; the encoded protein is MDRTKEYCNKILSGDILAGKKVKQACQRHLNDLKRQRTKNFPYYFDNEIAEKAINFVGMLPTTDGKELHLELFQCFVIGSLYGWREDDTGYRRFNRAFISIARKNGKSFLISAIGAVALLMESAPARGRQILFTANSSKQAHLAFDQLQNGLKQVASKSPYMRRRLKILNSEIDDLDSDSKAVPLATDTSSLDGYNPTLGIIDEYHKAKTRAVYDVLKSGTIQQPNSLIAVISTSGLELNSPMHEDYEYLSKVLAGKEKSERYFALIYELDEDKEVFDQANWIKANPLMSNKLIAKTMTEQIQSDLDIAIKQNSLNSLLTKNFNVWKQASENSYIASDDWQAGEIENKPDLNNRDVFIGVDLSKSSDLTAVSWLVPIGNSKFYVDSHAFVATKYGLDQKIKTDGIDYRSLEGLGECDITKLDSGVIDYDQVFNYIREMIGKYNWTVKGICYDPWSFDYLLPKFESSGYPLIEIRQGPKTLSISTKRFKEELFKGNIVHTENKLLAYNVNNAILKYDSNNNPMIDKARHANRIDEIASLINAYVVGYEYYDKQEGEKADNEYYENYSFNL